From a single Gavia stellata isolate bGavSte3 chromosome 5, bGavSte3.hap2, whole genome shotgun sequence genomic region:
- the LOC132317102 gene encoding forkhead box protein J1-like, which yields MAEGWLSRLPAGKNRGQKGSMGDADDLDDSLTSLMWLQDFSIANPSMGKSSCCPSGQDPHNCQRIPSFAAPCSPLAADPACMGISHTPCNPISSCTSRTAHNTMAVNPQLMDDIDYKTNPHVQPPYSYATLICMAMEASNKPKVTLSAIYQWITDNFCYFRHADPTWQNSIRHSLSLNKCFIKVPREKGEPGKGGFWKLDPQHADRLKNGAFKKRRMPPVQIPPSFTGRAQQEVRCVTNSATSTCTTDSILYVNTESQQLLKEFEKVTGNENRNPEDGKAGQKRRQPLPKRTAKASRLSSSALLTQEEQTELGSLKGDFDWEAILDTNLSGDLSIFGDLEFTPPLSPATRNPDLTVQGHHVDCPQGQEQVLTEPSLNNLDFDETLMATSFLQHPWDEETDDLLSNCINIDQLFDLNDTSLPVDASDWSSLTALL from the exons ATGGCTGAGGGGTGGCTGAGCCGCCTGCCAGCTGGAAAGAACAGAGGGCAGAAGGGCAGCATGGGGGACGCGGACGACCTGGATGACAGCCTGACCAGCCTCATGTGGCTGCAGGACTTCTCAATTGCCAACCCCAGCATGGGCaagtcctcctgctgccccagcgGCCAGGACCCCCACAACTGTCAGAGGAtccccagctttgctgcccCATGCTCGCCCCTGGCCGCCGACCCAGCGTGCATGGGCATCTCCCACACTCCCTGCAATCCCATCTCCTCCTGCACCTCGAGGACGGCGCACAACACCATGGCCGTGAACCCTCAGCTCATGGACGACATCGACTACAAGACCAACCCGCACGTCCAGCCGCCCTACTCCTACGCCACCCTCATCTGCATGGCGATGGAGGCCAGCAATAAGCCCAAAGTCACCCTTTCTGCCATCTACCAGTGGATTACTGACAACTTCTGCTACTTCCGACATGCTGATCCCACCTGGCAG AACTCCATCcggcacagcctctccttgaaCAAGTGCTTCATCAAGGTCCCCCGGGAGAAGGGCGAGCCGGGGAAAGGCGGGTTTTGGAAGCTGGACCCCCAACATGCTGACCGGCTCAAGAACGGTGCCTTCAAAAAGCGGAGGATGCCCCCAGTGCAGATCCCCCCGTCCTTCACCGGAAGAGCCCAGCAAGAAGTACGGTGCGTCACCAACTCAGCCACTTCAACTTGCACCACCGATAGCATCCTCTATGTCAACACGGAGtcgcagcagctgctgaaagaatttgaaaaagtCACTGGCAACGAGAACCGGAATCCAGAGGATGGCAAAGCAGGCCAGAAGCGCAGGCAGCCCTTGCCCAAGCGAACGGCCAAGGCGTCGCggctttccagctctgccttgctgaCCCAGGAAGAGCAGACCGAGCTGGGATCGCTGAAAGGTGACTTTGACTGGGAGGCCATCTTAGACACCAACCTGAGTGGGGACCTCTCCATTTTCGGGGATCTGGAGTTCACACCTCCACTAAGCCCCGCAACACGCAACCCGGACTTGACGGTACAAGGGCACCACGTCGACTGTCctcaggggcaggagcaggtcCTCACTGAACCCAGCCTGAACAACCTGGACTTTGACGAAACCTTGATGGCCACGTCtttcctgcagcatccctgggatgAAGAGACAGACGATCTCCTCTCCAACTGCATCAACATAGATCAGTTGTTTGACCTCAACGATACCTCTTTGCCAGTGGATGCGAGCGACTGGAGCAGTCTCACGGCCCTTTTATAA